A region from the Salifodinibacter halophilus genome encodes:
- the ddlA gene encoding D-alanine--D-alanine ligase, which yields MMRTRVGIICGGPSTEHAVSLISAVNIVAAIDRARFEVIVIGVDDNGGWHHYPPDAFVTDANDPARIALQPSTNRLHLNPGATSGVLIDSASGQAIDPIDVFFPIIHGTSGEDGGLQGLLRWLNTPFVGTDIAGSAMAMDKDIAKRLLSAAGLATAPYRALSHADSANADFDALAEQLGTPLFIKPANQGSSVGVSRVTSKTAFKPALDNALALDHKVLVETAVTGREIECAVLGNEHPEVSGCGEIVLTDGFYSYETKYLDAEAAGVVVPADLPENVAETVRNVAATAFKALNLAGLARVDVFVTSDERVIVNEVNTLPGFTPISMYPKLFEHAGIGYEALVTRLIEQACTRFSATATP from the coding sequence ATCATGCGGACACGTGTAGGCATCATCTGCGGCGGACCCTCAACTGAACATGCCGTGTCGCTTATCTCGGCCGTCAACATCGTCGCGGCCATCGACCGCGCACGTTTCGAAGTCATCGTTATCGGCGTCGACGATAACGGTGGCTGGCATCACTATCCACCGGACGCATTCGTTACCGACGCCAATGATCCGGCCAGGATCGCTCTCCAGCCATCGACCAACCGATTACACCTGAATCCAGGCGCTACCAGCGGTGTACTCATCGACAGCGCCAGCGGCCAAGCCATCGATCCTATCGATGTCTTTTTTCCCATCATCCACGGCACATCCGGGGAAGATGGCGGTTTGCAAGGCCTTTTGCGTTGGCTGAATACGCCATTTGTCGGCACTGACATAGCCGGTTCGGCCATGGCCATGGACAAGGACATTGCCAAACGACTGCTGAGCGCGGCCGGATTAGCAACCGCGCCCTACCGCGCGCTGAGTCATGCTGACAGCGCCAACGCCGATTTCGATGCGCTCGCGGAACAACTCGGCACACCGCTATTCATCAAACCCGCGAACCAAGGCTCGTCGGTCGGCGTCAGTCGGGTGACGAGTAAAACAGCGTTCAAACCGGCGCTCGATAACGCACTCGCGCTCGATCATAAAGTCCTCGTCGAAACGGCGGTGACGGGTCGCGAGATCGAATGTGCCGTACTGGGCAACGAGCACCCGGAAGTCAGCGGCTGCGGCGAGATCGTATTGACGGACGGCTTTTACTCGTACGAAACCAAATATCTGGATGCCGAGGCCGCAGGCGTGGTGGTGCCGGCCGATTTACCGGAGAACGTGGCCGAAACAGTGCGCAACGTCGCGGCCACCGCATTCAAAGCACTCAATCTGGCCGGGCTTGCGCGCGTCGATGTGTTCGTAACCAGTGACGAGCGCGTCATCGTCAACGAAGTCAACACACTGCCCGGCTTTACACCGATCAGCATGTATCCGAAGTTATTCGAACACGCTGGTATCGGCTACGAGGCGCTCGTTACCCGTCTCATTGAGCAGGCGTGCACGCGTTTTTCGGCAACGGCAACTCCATGA
- the htpG gene encoding molecular chaperone HtpG produces the protein MSQTKSDANSAGQAEPETHGFQAEVKQLLQLMIHSMYSNKEVFARELISNASDALDTLRFEGVKNDTLYENDPNPQIWIDFDKEAGTVTIGDNGIGMTRDEVMERIGTIAKSGTQAFLNSLSGDEKKDAQLIGQFGVGFYSSFIVSDHVTVETRRGGESTGVRWISDGGGEYTIEEVAKPRRGTEVTLHLREGETEFLESQRLRYLVTTYSDHVAFPIMMEQEQSEQASDDDSESEDSEPQTEQEPVWEQVNRGAPLWTQAKSELADEDYKEFYKHTCHDFEDPLTWTHNKVEGSQEYTSLLYIPKRAPFDLFDPQSKQHGVKLYVQRVFIMDDAEKLMPRYLRFVKGVIDSNDLPLNVSREILQSNRALDKIRSGSTKKVLGLLESMAKDEDEADNYATFWNEFGQVVKEGIVEDSENRDKIAGLCRFRTTKEESDPGVSLDTYIERMAEGQDKIYYITADTMAEAKHSPHLEIFNKKDIEVLLLTDRVDEWVVAHLTEYEGKELSSVAKGALDLGEAETEEEKKEHEKLEEESKDLCERIKNSLGERVNEVRVTHRLTDSPACLVADESGMSAHLERILKEAGQAMPNQTPHLEINPTHPLVEKLAAEQAEDSMESFSQLLFEQAVLAEGGELDDPATFVSRMNQMLLAVSKGAA, from the coding sequence ATGAGTCAAACTAAATCAGATGCCAACAGCGCCGGGCAAGCCGAACCGGAAACCCACGGCTTTCAGGCGGAGGTCAAGCAGCTGCTGCAGCTGATGATCCACTCCATGTACTCGAACAAGGAAGTCTTTGCGCGCGAGCTGATCTCGAATGCTTCCGACGCGCTCGACACACTCCGGTTCGAAGGTGTCAAAAACGACACGCTGTACGAAAACGACCCGAATCCGCAGATCTGGATCGACTTCGACAAGGAAGCGGGCACCGTCACCATCGGCGATAACGGCATCGGCATGACCCGTGACGAGGTCATGGAACGCATTGGCACGATCGCCAAGTCCGGCACGCAGGCATTTTTGAACTCGCTGTCGGGTGACGAGAAAAAAGACGCCCAATTGATCGGCCAGTTCGGCGTTGGGTTCTACTCGTCGTTTATTGTTTCCGATCATGTCACCGTGGAAACGCGGCGCGGTGGTGAATCGACCGGCGTGCGCTGGATCTCCGACGGCGGCGGCGAATACACCATCGAGGAAGTCGCCAAGCCGCGGCGCGGCACCGAGGTCACACTGCATCTGCGCGAAGGCGAGACAGAGTTTCTCGAATCGCAGCGGCTGCGCTATTTGGTGACGACTTACTCGGATCATGTAGCGTTCCCGATCATGATGGAGCAAGAGCAGTCGGAGCAGGCAAGCGACGACGACAGCGAAAGCGAAGACTCGGAGCCCCAAACCGAGCAGGAGCCGGTCTGGGAACAGGTCAACCGTGGCGCGCCGCTGTGGACGCAGGCCAAATCCGAGTTGGCCGACGAGGACTACAAAGAGTTCTATAAGCACACTTGCCACGACTTCGAGGATCCGCTGACCTGGACCCACAACAAGGTCGAAGGCAGCCAGGAATATACCTCGCTGTTGTACATTCCGAAGCGCGCACCGTTCGATCTGTTCGATCCGCAGAGCAAGCAGCACGGCGTCAAACTCTATGTACAGCGCGTGTTCATCATGGACGACGCCGAGAAATTGATGCCGCGCTATCTGCGTTTCGTCAAAGGCGTCATCGATTCCAACGACCTGCCGTTGAACGTCTCGCGTGAAATCCTGCAGTCCAATCGGGCGCTGGACAAAATTCGCTCCGGGTCGACCAAGAAAGTGCTTGGTCTGCTCGAGTCGATGGCCAAGGATGAAGACGAGGCCGACAACTACGCCACGTTCTGGAACGAATTTGGCCAGGTGGTCAAGGAAGGCATCGTCGAGGACAGCGAAAACCGCGACAAGATCGCTGGCCTGTGTCGCTTCCGCACGACCAAGGAAGAGTCCGATCCCGGCGTGTCGTTGGATACCTATATCGAGCGCATGGCCGAAGGCCAAGACAAGATCTACTACATCACCGCGGACACCATGGCCGAGGCCAAGCATAGCCCGCATCTCGAGATCTTTAACAAGAAAGATATCGAAGTGCTGCTTTTGACTGACCGCGTCGATGAGTGGGTCGTGGCGCACCTGACCGAGTACGAAGGCAAAGAATTGTCGTCGGTCGCCAAGGGTGCGCTCGATCTGGGCGAAGCCGAGACCGAAGAAGAGAAAAAAGAGCACGAGAAACTCGAAGAGGAATCCAAGGACCTTTGCGAGCGGATCAAGAATTCACTCGGCGAGCGTGTCAATGAAGTGCGCGTGACCCATCGGTTGACCGACTCACCGGCCTGTCTGGTTGCCGATGAATCCGGTATGTCGGCGCATCTGGAGCGGATTCTGAAAGAAGCCGGTCAGGCCATGCCGAACCAGACGCCGCATCTGGAGATCAATCCGACCCATCCGCTGGTTGAAAAACTCGCTGCCGAGCAGGCCGAGGATTCGATGGAGTCGTTTTCACAGCTTCTGTTCGAGCAGGCCGTATTGGCCGAAGGCGGCGAACTCGACGACCCGGCGACGTTCGTCTCGCGTATGAACCAGATGCTGCTAGCGGTCTCCAAGGGCGCTGCGTAA
- the ggt gene encoding gamma-glutamyltransferase: MAPEMSAMRTGNTPWYNLTSAAAGIVLLLAASIQASATPNKAAVASAHPAATQAGQTILQRGGNAFDAAVAVSAALAVVEPQSSGLGGGGFWLLHQNESGRNIMIDGREEAPAAATPRMYQNADGEIKKRASRDGGLAAGIPGEPAALVHLAQNYGQLSLAEDLAPAIELAQNGVPVNADMHHLANFRKDLLKRYPASADKILTKAGEPLPVGTSLVQPQLAETLQSLAQDGKAGFYDGPVAAKLVAGNRSAGGIWTRKDLSDYSVVEREPMSGQYKTPAGQFKVVSAGPPSAGGIELLETLNILSGYQWSKLDRTHRVHLAAEAMRRAYRDRAAYLGDADFVDMPLAKLTDPHYAAGLRASITKDQATPSDALAPVTSAYRRQRGTDTTHFSIVDSAGNRVAATLSINFPFGSGVVAPGTGVFLNDEMDDFAAKPLTPNGYGLVSTRANQVEPGKRPLSSMSPTFVTGPEKTLIVGTPGGSRIISMVLLGILDFTHGGNAQDVVQHGRYHHQYLPDAIQYEPGALSPKVRHQLEAMGHSFKKVDHHYGDMHAIVVNHDNGQLNAASDPRGIGCAAVGTGGHSCALGDAIDADNRNAETH, from the coding sequence ATGGCCCCGGAGATGTCAGCAATGCGAACAGGCAACACACCCTGGTACAACCTCACATCTGCCGCTGCAGGCATCGTGCTCTTGTTGGCGGCCAGCATCCAGGCAAGTGCCACACCCAATAAAGCCGCAGTGGCCAGCGCGCATCCGGCGGCAACCCAGGCGGGGCAAACCATCCTCCAACGTGGCGGCAACGCATTTGACGCGGCGGTCGCGGTCTCCGCAGCCCTGGCCGTTGTCGAGCCACAGAGTTCCGGACTGGGCGGCGGTGGATTCTGGCTTTTGCATCAGAACGAGAGCGGCCGCAATATCATGATCGATGGGCGTGAGGAAGCCCCGGCAGCAGCCACCCCGCGCATGTATCAAAACGCCGACGGCGAGATCAAAAAACGAGCATCGCGCGACGGCGGCCTGGCTGCGGGGATTCCCGGCGAGCCGGCCGCGCTCGTTCATCTAGCCCAAAATTACGGCCAACTCTCGCTGGCCGAAGACCTCGCACCAGCCATTGAACTGGCGCAAAACGGCGTGCCGGTCAACGCCGACATGCACCATCTCGCCAACTTTCGGAAGGACCTTCTAAAGCGCTATCCGGCGAGCGCTGACAAGATACTGACCAAGGCCGGCGAACCATTACCGGTTGGCACTTCGCTCGTTCAACCACAGCTCGCCGAAACCCTCCAATCGCTGGCCCAAGATGGCAAAGCTGGCTTCTACGACGGTCCGGTCGCCGCCAAATTGGTCGCCGGCAATCGTTCGGCCGGCGGCATCTGGACCCGCAAGGACTTAAGTGACTACAGCGTCGTCGAACGCGAACCGATGAGCGGTCAGTACAAAACACCGGCCGGCCAATTCAAAGTGGTATCGGCCGGGCCACCTTCGGCCGGGGGGATCGAGCTGTTGGAAACACTCAACATTCTATCCGGCTACCAATGGTCGAAGCTCGATCGCACCCACCGCGTGCATTTGGCCGCGGAAGCGATGCGCCGGGCCTACCGCGACCGCGCGGCTTATCTAGGGGATGCTGATTTTGTCGATATGCCGCTTGCCAAGCTGACTGATCCCCATTACGCCGCTGGCCTGCGCGCCAGTATCACGAAAGATCAGGCCACGCCAAGTGACGCGCTAGCGCCGGTCACCAGCGCATATCGCCGCCAGCGCGGAACCGACACCACGCATTTTTCGATCGTAGACAGCGCCGGCAACCGCGTCGCGGCCACACTATCGATCAATTTCCCATTCGGTAGTGGTGTGGTGGCGCCGGGAACCGGCGTGTTTCTGAACGACGAAATGGACGACTTCGCCGCCAAACCGTTGACACCCAACGGCTATGGCTTGGTCAGCACCCGAGCGAACCAGGTCGAGCCGGGTAAGCGACCCCTATCGAGTATGTCGCCGACTTTTGTGACCGGCCCCGAGAAAACGCTGATCGTGGGAACCCCGGGCGGCTCTCGCATCATCTCAATGGTGCTGTTGGGCATTCTGGATTTCACCCACGGCGGCAACGCCCAGGATGTCGTCCAGCACGGGCGCTATCACCATCAGTATTTGCCCGATGCGATTCAGTACGAGCCGGGCGCACTATCGCCCAAGGTTCGCCACCAGCTCGAGGCGATGGGCCATTCGTTCAAAAAGGTCGACCACCACTACGGCGATATGCACGCGATTGTGGTCAACCACGACAACGGCCAGCTTAACGCCGCATCCGATCCTAGAGGTATCGGCTGTGCCGCCGTGGGCACGGGTGGTCATTCATGCGCCCTGGGCGATGCTATAGACGCCGACAACCGAAACGCCGAGACGCACTAA
- the coaD gene encoding pantetheine-phosphate adenylyltransferase encodes MTQHTPVRAAYTGTFDPITNGHADVIRRAANLFDDLIVAVASSNEKRSIFNYAERVEIASEVLADVPNARVMPVTDLVVDFAHAHDVSVLVRGVRGVGDYEYEKQMAMMNRHLAPEVDTIFLAPSAEYAHISSTLVREIAFLNGQLTGLVPKPVAERLHTKTEH; translated from the coding sequence ATGACTCAACATACCCCAGTTCGCGCCGCTTACACCGGCACATTCGACCCCATCACTAACGGCCATGCCGACGTCATCCGCCGTGCGGCAAACCTGTTCGACGACCTGATCGTAGCGGTGGCCTCCAGCAACGAAAAACGCTCGATTTTCAACTACGCTGAGCGCGTCGAGATCGCCAGCGAAGTATTAGCCGATGTGCCCAACGCACGGGTGATGCCGGTCACCGACCTAGTCGTGGATTTCGCACACGCGCACGATGTGAGCGTTCTGGTCCGTGGCGTACGCGGCGTCGGCGACTACGAATACGAAAAACAAATGGCGATGATGAACCGCCATCTGGCCCCTGAGGTCGATACCATCTTTCTCGCACCCTCGGCCGAGTACGCCCATATCTCATCGACACTTGTGCGCGAGATCGCGTTTCTAAATGGCCAGCTTACCGGCTTGGTGCCCAAGCCGGTCGCCGAGCGACTGCATACCAAAACCGAACACTGA
- the rsmD gene encoding 16S rRNA (guanine(966)-N(2))-methyltransferase RsmD has protein sequence MTPDSLAKQRSRGRRKPGRPATIRLTGGQWRGTRLPVTDADGLRPTAERVRETLFNWLAPMIEGAHCIDCFAGTGALGLEALSRGAAHVDFFDTDRTTANALRERLDMLGANTRATVTASDFRHASLPASSIDIAFVDPPFAHELQHAAIERLRPALTSNARVYFEHPAAQAHEFASLIDPVLETLRHKRAGAVGFGLARPYTAG, from the coding sequence CTGACTCCGGATAGTTTGGCCAAACAGCGCAGCCGAGGTCGCCGCAAACCGGGCCGACCAGCAACCATACGCCTGACCGGCGGCCAATGGCGCGGCACACGCCTGCCCGTCACCGATGCCGATGGACTGCGCCCGACCGCCGAGCGAGTTCGCGAAACGCTTTTCAACTGGCTAGCGCCCATGATCGAGGGCGCTCACTGCATCGATTGTTTCGCCGGGACCGGCGCGCTCGGGCTGGAAGCGCTGTCACGCGGTGCGGCGCACGTCGATTTTTTCGACACCGACCGCACAACGGCCAACGCGCTTCGCGAGCGACTCGACATGCTCGGTGCGAACACCCGCGCGACGGTCACAGCCAGCGATTTTCGGCACGCATCGCTGCCTGCTTCTTCGATTGACATCGCTTTCGTCGACCCACCCTTCGCGCATGAGCTACAACACGCTGCGATCGAGCGTCTACGCCCAGCGCTGACATCCAATGCGCGTGTTTATTTTGAGCATCCGGCCGCCCAAGCGCATGAGTTCGCCTCATTAATTGATCCGGTGTTGGAAACGCTGCGACATAAACGTGCCGGCGCCGTGGGCTTTGGGCTTGCCCGACCATATACAGCCGGATAA
- the tldD gene encoding metalloprotease TldD codes for MDNHTDIACDALLGPAQIDAGQLQSTLDALMRPGIDYGDLYFQIHKNEQWVLDDGIVRTAASSQSQGVGVRALAGEQTGFGYADELAFPALAEASDAAAAIAHGGNSARVNPLTRGDNPPPMRYQPIDPSASLEAADKLALLHHADKIARAADDRVVRVTASCASTSDTVLVAATDGTLAGDVRPLVRVNISVQVEANGLRESASAGGGARTDYGFFNDGVDRVADYARQAVDRALVRLRAEPAPAGSMPVVLGAGWPGVLLHEAVGHGLEGDFNRRGTSTYADRIGEQVASPLCTVVDDGTLDGRRGSLAVDDEGTLAGRNTLIENGVLTGYMQDKHNAGLMGVPTTGNARRESYADTVMPRMTNTYLCPGNDEPADIISSLDDGIYAVNFSGGSVDITSGNFVFSADEAYRVENGQIGAPVKGATLIGNGPGILNQVSMLGNDFALDSGVGVCGKQGQNVPVGVGQPTLKIDAITVGGTDTG; via the coding sequence ATGGACAACCACACTGACATCGCCTGCGACGCGTTGCTCGGCCCGGCGCAAATCGACGCTGGCCAATTGCAATCCACGCTGGACGCGCTGATGCGTCCGGGCATCGACTACGGCGACCTCTATTTTCAGATCCACAAAAACGAACAGTGGGTACTGGATGACGGCATAGTGCGCACGGCCGCCTCCAGCCAGAGCCAGGGTGTGGGGGTGCGCGCCCTGGCCGGCGAACAGACCGGCTTCGGTTATGCCGACGAACTGGCATTCCCCGCTTTAGCCGAGGCCTCCGATGCCGCAGCGGCGATCGCTCATGGCGGCAACAGCGCGCGGGTCAACCCGCTAACCCGTGGCGATAATCCGCCGCCGATGCGCTATCAGCCGATTGACCCGTCAGCCAGCCTCGAGGCCGCCGATAAACTCGCCCTGCTGCACCATGCCGATAAGATCGCACGCGCAGCCGACGACCGTGTAGTGCGCGTGACCGCTTCCTGTGCAAGCACAAGCGACACGGTATTGGTCGCGGCGACCGATGGCACCCTGGCCGGGGATGTTCGCCCGCTGGTCCGCGTCAATATCAGCGTGCAGGTCGAAGCCAATGGCCTACGCGAATCGGCTAGTGCCGGTGGCGGCGCACGTACCGACTATGGCTTTTTCAACGACGGCGTGGACCGCGTGGCTGACTATGCACGCCAGGCCGTCGACCGAGCGCTGGTACGCCTGCGTGCCGAACCGGCACCCGCCGGGTCCATGCCAGTCGTCCTAGGAGCGGGTTGGCCCGGCGTATTGCTCCACGAGGCTGTCGGTCACGGTCTGGAGGGCGATTTCAACCGCCGCGGCACATCCACCTATGCCGACCGCATCGGCGAACAAGTCGCCTCGCCACTTTGTACTGTGGTCGATGATGGCACCCTGGACGGCCGCCGTGGCTCGCTAGCCGTCGACGACGAGGGCACACTGGCTGGCCGCAACACATTGATCGAAAACGGGGTGCTCACCGGCTATATGCAGGACAAGCACAACGCTGGCCTGATGGGTGTACCGACCACCGGCAACGCCCGTCGCGAATCTTACGCTGACACCGTTATGCCGCGGATGACCAACACATATCTGTGCCCCGGCAACGACGAGCCGGCCGATATCATCAGTTCGCTCGACGATGGCATCTACGCGGTCAATTTCTCCGGTGGCTCGGTCGACATCACGTCCGGCAACTTCGTGTTCTCGGCCGACGAAGCCTACCGCGTGGAAAACGGCCAAATCGGTGCACCGGTCAAAGGCGCAACACTGATCGGCAACGGCCCGGGGATTTTGAATCAGGTTTCGATGCTCGGCAACGACTTCGCCCTGGACTCAGGCGTCGGCGTCTGCGGCAAACAAGGTCAGAACGTGCCGGTCGGTGTCGGCCAGCCAACACTTAAAATCGACGCCATCACGGTTGGTGGCACCGACACCGGCTGA
- a CDS encoding cysteine hydrolase, whose translation MDLSRTALVLIDFQKESKYGIQGVQPAVAAADQLLAACRPLDIPVIYTRQINRTDGFGLPNHEVLDDHGQPVYYRDDAEAKEIIDDIAPTEFDAVIDKHRWSGFHATPLDLILRNLDIKHLIMGGFVTDGCLMTSVFDAYAHDYQVNLVKDGCAATNDGAHKAAILMMANWVYDIEIFNATECVHKLAGKDYTAWHSTAPDQMPFSGSTLDSVFDSLDSDQAG comes from the coding sequence ATGGATCTATCACGCACCGCACTGGTTCTGATCGATTTTCAAAAAGAAAGTAAATACGGAATCCAAGGAGTTCAGCCAGCAGTGGCCGCGGCTGATCAATTACTCGCAGCCTGTCGACCGCTTGATATACCCGTTATCTACACACGGCAGATCAACCGTACCGACGGCTTTGGATTGCCCAACCACGAAGTGCTCGACGACCACGGGCAACCGGTGTATTACCGCGATGACGCCGAGGCCAAGGAGATTATCGACGACATCGCGCCAACGGAATTTGATGCCGTCATCGACAAGCATCGATGGAGCGGTTTCCATGCGACGCCACTCGATTTGATATTACGCAATCTTGATATCAAACACTTGATCATGGGCGGCTTCGTGACCGATGGCTGTCTGATGACGAGTGTCTTTGACGCCTACGCACACGATTACCAGGTTAATCTGGTCAAAGATGGCTGCGCAGCCACAAACGACGGCGCCCATAAAGCCGCCATATTGATGATGGCCAACTGGGTCTACGATATTGAAATTTTCAATGCCACAGAATGCGTGCATAAGCTTGCGGGCAAGGATTACACCGCTTGGCACTCAACCGCACCGGATCAAATGCCGTTTAGTGGCAGCACACTGGACTCAGTATTTGACTCACTGGACTCAGACCAAGCCGGGTAA
- a CDS encoding carbon-nitrogen hydrolase family protein, with the protein MTDSANRSHVAAIQMVSIDDVQHNLGVAGRLVSEAAADGASLIVLPENFAFMGRRPNDYAPVGEVDGNGQIQSFLATTAAAHGIWLVGGSIPLASGEAERVIPSCLVYDPNGRRAARYDKIHLFDIGIPGSTEAYRESAMFVPGPPEPRIVDTDVGRLGLTICYDLRFPALYRALADAGAEIVVAPSAFTDTTGQAHWHVLTRARAIENQFALIAPDQAGVHADGRRTYGHSLIVDPWGSIKVEAATDEAEVITTDLDLDHVASLRSRFPTLEHRRMTPTRPSSDR; encoded by the coding sequence ATGACCGACTCAGCCAATCGATCCCACGTCGCCGCCATCCAAATGGTCAGCATCGATGATGTCCAACACAATCTCGGTGTCGCAGGCCGACTCGTCAGCGAAGCCGCAGCCGACGGTGCATCGCTCATTGTCTTACCCGAAAATTTCGCATTCATGGGCCGGCGCCCAAACGACTACGCCCCCGTCGGCGAAGTTGACGGCAACGGCCAGATTCAATCGTTCCTAGCCACTACGGCGGCTGCGCACGGCATCTGGCTGGTCGGTGGTAGTATCCCTTTGGCCTCCGGCGAAGCGGAGCGCGTGATCCCGTCGTGTCTCGTCTACGACCCCAACGGTCGGCGCGCGGCACGCTACGACAAGATTCATCTTTTCGACATCGGCATACCCGGCTCGACCGAGGCCTACCGCGAATCGGCGATGTTCGTACCGGGTCCCCCCGAGCCCCGCATCGTGGATACCGATGTCGGCCGACTCGGCCTGACCATCTGCTACGACCTGCGGTTCCCCGCGCTTTACCGCGCACTCGCCGATGCCGGTGCCGAAATCGTCGTCGCGCCGTCGGCATTCACCGACACAACCGGCCAGGCACACTGGCACGTGCTGACACGAGCGCGCGCGATCGAAAACCAGTTCGCACTGATCGCGCCGGATCAGGCCGGTGTTCACGCCGACGGTCGGCGTACCTATGGGCACAGTCTCATTGTCGATCCCTGGGGCAGCATCAAGGTCGAAGCAGCCACCGACGAAGCCGAGGTCATCACCACCGACCTCGACCTCGACCACGTGGCGAGCCTACGTTCACGCTTTCCAACGCTCGAACACCGGCGGATGACGCCGACCAGGCCGTCGTCGGATCGTTAG